AAGAGAAATAGGCTTACTACAGACCGCCTCAACAAGTTGGTCTTCATTCAATTCAACAATAGGCTGATTAATAAGAGAGCaaagatcaagtccaagaaaatTACTGATGTTCTCTTGTCTAGTGATCCAACTGAAACTCAAGGTTTCCTCCAAGAGAATGGAGATGATTGTGCATTAGTGCAGTTTAAAGATGAGGAAGAGATGGAACTCATGGAAGGTACAGGGATaccttggtctgtgcttggagaTGCAGTGGGAGCAGAAGAACAAATAGAACTGCGTAGAAGTGCAAGGGTGAGAGAGCTCAACGAAGAAGAGTTTGAGTCCGAAGAAGAAGAGTTTGATGAAGATGGGGATGACTATGTGATGGATGATTAGATGAACCCTGCTGAAGAAGTGTGAGGCAGCTTCATGTCATGCTTTAGCTTTTATTATGCATCCATGTATCTTTAACTATTGAACTTAGAACTCTTTGTTGTTGCGTGCTTGTGTTTTGTGTTGTGAGAACTGAAAACTGAGAATCATGTGCTGCAATGCACTAGTCTGCTATCCATTTTTTGTTCTGTGTTGCTGCCTGCTATCCCTTCATGTTTGTGTTTACAAAAGGCTATCATATTGGCTGCTGAAATGCTGATAATGGAGGGGAGAAGGCTCAGATAAGTACCTAACTTGCTATTTCCTATTTTTGTATCACTTGTATTGATGCCCAATTGTATCTAAAAGTGCTGTACACTTCTCTATTGCAGTTGGAGCATTGCTGCATGAGTAGGAACATCACTTTTGTATCAAACTTCAACTATGGACTAAGGACCAAAGGTATGTCTATCTAAATTATTCATGATTTTtgctatatatgtatatattatacTAAATTGGCAAAACGCCTAGCATCGTCTAGGCCAGCCTAGGCTGGACTAGTCGCTAGGCTAAGGGTCATCGCCTAGATTTTGCCTAGCGCCTAGCAAAACTTTGGCAAAGTTTTGCATTCCTAAATGACTATAGGTAGTCTTACTGCCTGGTGGATTCATGAAGTTTAGTTGTCAGAAAAGGAAAAACTTAATGCTACTGATAAAAATACAATATAGATTCTAGCAACAAGCAGACAAAGAGAACACATAAATGAATTAGAAGCATACCATGGTGGGAAGATGCGAATTATGTTTCCTACCAGAAGATCCACATTGTCACATATCTTTGGACTGAAAATGATGGTCCTCTTAGTTCTGCTCTCATTCATAGCGTGGTCTGTTGAGGCATCACTTCTAATGGTAGACTGCATGAAACACAAGTACCATGAATAAGTAAGTGCCATGACATTCCAGGGGAGTTTCATTCGGTTTGATgacaaaaggagaaaagaaaaggaaaattatCTAGATGCAACACAATATTTTTCAACTTTAATTTGGTAGCTACTCATAGTTGGTCAATGTAGAAAGAATGGTTTATCACCATGAGGAAAGTCATCCAACAGACTTTTTTTGCATAAAGAAAATGATCCCAATAATTAACTGACACCGAATCATCTGGAAAATGCTATCCACTTTTGGAAAAGGTTACTTCATCTTGGCGGCATGACAAGGAAAATATTGCTAATTTAGGACTTCTGCCACAAGACCAAATTAAATAGAGAAGATAAGAGTTTTGTAAGATGGAGGACATACATTGCTCTTTTCCTGGaacaagcagcagcagactGTTGGCTTTCCTTCCAACGACCTTGACACAATCTGAACAATAATTCCCTTTGAATCACCTGAAAAAGTGAACTGTCAGTACCTGTGAAATACATGTATACAAGCAGATGGAGCCTGTTCGAAAGCATACAAGCGGTACCAACTGCTATCACTAGTAAAATCATATACATTTCATAACAACTAATTTAGCACCACCAATCCACCATACAACCTTGCTCTATATTAAACTGTCTCAAGAACTCTGCATGCCTATCCTTTTCCATCTGCATGATCTGTTGCATTCTTCCATGATAACCAGCTCTGCCACAGAGCAAAATGAAAAATAAGCTGAATTCCATAGACATCCTGATGGCCATTTTCTAGAGAATTGGAGCAATTCAGGattataccctgttgagctcaGTGGAAGCATGGCAACCTCCATGTTTGTTGGATTGAAAACTTCTTGGAAGAGGTCAGCCATAGTTTGCTGCTTCACATCTTTGTTCACCAAAGTCAAGTGGTTTTCAGTAACACCCTATTTCCAGGATAAAGGGAAAAGATGTTGAATAGTCCAACAGAGGAATGGCTAAACAACTGGTTATGTTAACATACTTCCTCTTCACTAGATGTTCCATCAATTATATGCTCCAAGGGATCCTCACTGTCAATACTCCTCTCTCCTAAAATAGCTAGTGTTTTCTTCTCGGAACTGGGGGGTTTTGGCTTCCAATCTTTATATCTCGTGTGTTGGTGCAACTGCATAGATTTCGAATATTCAGGGGAAAGTTAATTGCTATCTAGGAACCCCCAATAATGAAACAATACCTTAAGAAACATACCAATGCTGTCCCAACAGAAGAGCTACTTCTGCCCTGTAGATCTTCTAGAAGTTCAGCAACTGAAAGATTTGCTTTGTTCGCCGGACGGGTAACCTCTGATGGCAGATCTTCAGATTCTTCCTTGACGTTTCCAAAAAGTTCAGCCATCAAAGCTTGTGAAACTTTATCTGGTGGAACCCTAGAGGAAACTTCTTGCTCCCTGATATTCAGCATGTGTTGGTGCAACTGCATTGAAATACTCAGAAGAAAATTGTTGCACTCCAAATAATGAAATAACAACACGAGAAGATACACACCGCAGATGGTTTCCTGCCAGAAGAGCCACTTCTACCCTGTAGATCTTCCAGTAGCTCTGAAATTGAAGTATTTGCATTCTTGGTTGGAAGAGGAAACTCCGGTGCCAAATCTTCAGGTTCTTCCTCGATATTTTCCAACCGTTCAGCCACCATAGTTTGTGAAACTTTAGTTGATGGAGCTCCAGATGAACCTTCGTACCCGGCAATATGCAAGATTTCTGTCTTTACATCATATGGAACAAAACCATGTCCAAGTATTGAGAATCTGGGCTTCTTTTCACTTTTGCTCCCTGCATCATCAGTAGACAAACAGAGGACCCATATATAGGAATATTCACCAGGGAAAGTTTAGCATAACAAAGTCCACTTTTGCTCAAAGAAATATCAGAGCCTACACTATCTGTATAACAGGAAGTGCAGTAAATTTCAGccagaaaagagagaacatACTTCTGCTTATTCCAGAAGCAAGGAAAGAGGTGCTAACAGCTTTGTGCACACACGCCAACTCATCAGCTTCTTCCAAATCCTCATCCCACCCGTCTGATTTATCCTTATCCTCCATTCTGCTAGTCCGCTGACCTTGTTTTGAAGCTGGGCGTGCTAATCAGGCTCTTGCTGGTGCAAGAACATCCTGTCAGGGGGCGGAGTAGGTAATGTATTGTAACTGGATCATATCCGAATccaaatagttttgttagggtttggggtgctccgtctcgtacagcagaaggaaagagaaggggcgggCATACCTGGTGGATGCTCAtcgccggcaaagggctggGCGAAGACGTGAcgaatggcgccgccgctcgccaagTCGTCGCCGCCAGGGAAGGGACACAGAGTCAGAGAGAGCCTGAGCCGTGAGGGGGAGGGCTGTCTATGAGCCGAGCTCTAGCAAGCCGAGGTCGATCTGAGCCTGAGATCATGCCGAGCCTACAGCTAAGCTCGAGTTCGCGatatgcttttttttttaaaaaaaggaacAACTACGATAAAAAAGTTatctaaattcaaaaaaaaatcacacatgtagatgatatgatgatatacaatctgttaaaatatcttgtccaaactcgacttcgtttgtgagatataaaaattgagtttggacatgatattttacaaggtcgtgtatcatcatcaatgttaggctaggcgctaggcggatTCTAGGCAGTGACCCACCGCCTAGAGCCTAGACGGGATTAAGCGGGATTAGGCATTTCAAGGCGTTTTCCTAGGCGGTACAATATACTACGTATACTTCACCATATACtctaaaaagaaaaggaaaaatgagGAATTAGTGGGCCTTGAATTGAAAAGAAAGGCCCAAAGCAGCCCACCAAACCAGCCCAACTCGAATCTCAACCCCACTCCCACCTTATCCATTCGATTCCATCACCTCTGCCTccaacccgccgccgcctctgcccagtccgcccgcccgcccgcccaccTGAGACGCGCAGGCCGccgttcctcctcctcctcctccgcgcccgcccctgcctcctcctccttcgccgCGCACACGCCCctaccacctcctccgccgcgcgcacgcccctacctcctcctctgccgccgcctgtccctgcttcctcctccgccggcacgcgtcccctgcctcctcctccgccgccaccgccgctctctGCTCTGCCTCATCCCCAGGTCGCCGGATCTGCCTCGTCCCCGGCCCCTACCAcctcccccgccggcgccgacgagctGGCGCCGCCTAGGGGTCCGCCTACCCCCTAGGCGAGGCGGTACCCCACCGCCCAGCGCATAAGCGCGCCCAGGCGAGCGCGGAATAGCGCCTTGTGGAACATtgatcatcatatcatctacatgcgTGATTTTTTTTCGtgaatttagataatttttttgcCATGGCTTGCACAAGTTTTCACGAAAGgtgtggtttccaccagatacgttCCCTTTTTTTAAACCGTGATTGAGCCCGTATTTTATTAAGAGGGAAGCAGCAGTTACCAAAAAGATCAATGTTCATAGCCAAAAAAAACTAAAAGCAccgggtaaaaaaaaagaactagtATTTAATTTGGCGAATGAAAGAAAAACTGGGAAGAGAACATCTGGATGACCAAGAGAAGAGAGCTAGAGGCGTTTCCTGTACCAATGCAGTGCTTATGCAAGCTGAAGAAACAGAAATACAAAACCCATTGTCAACTTCAGCATCACTCTAATCTTCGATAAAACGAAACCAACTGTACCAGCATTTCCTGGGCGCCTGCATTGTCGATTTCACGTTACATGACCCACTATTGACTTGCTGGGGAGTTGTAATCGTCTCACTAACTTTGAGATCTTTTAGTAGTACAGATCCAATTTTTCCCGGTACAATGTTCATCGCAGCTGGCTTAGGCGTAGCAGTACATAAGAATTCATTTAGGCGAATTCTGGCACACTTCTTTAGGAGCTCAATGCCATTCCCGGATGAACCTTAACAATAACATTAGCAATTTTCAAACACGTGTATTGTCAGATCTAGCTGGATTTAGAATCTTGCTCACTGATGACCCTTTCTagtcaccaaaacatcatttagttaagaaaaaaattaaCCAAAACGTCATGGCAATGATCCTTTCATGCCAAAAGAGAGTACATGCTAGAAGGTTCAAgtctttattttcaaaaaaagaagaagaagaagaagaaggttcAAGTCTAAGATACCAAACCATTCTCTTCTGATATGTTACATTGTACCGGTGCATCTCAATTTTTGGAAACTGCGCTGAGACTAAATTTTTGAGCAACAAATGCACAACAAAGCTGTTCCCTAAACAGAGAGGAAACCATCTCACGTCTTTAATCATGATAACACACAACTGATATAAGAGATCTCAACAAACTAGCGTGCCTTCCATTTTTGAAGTAGGTGATCATGGATCTCacccttcttaatcttctgcagGCACTGCTTCAGCTTCGACAGCGTTGATGAGCTCAACTTGATACCCCGATCAATCATGTCTTCAGCATACTTGCATGCCTCGGGCAGCCTGTCATCCCTCAGCTTTGATACAAGCATGTTCCCACTCTCTTCCAATGGTGGCAGGCCATTCTCCACCATGCAGTTCCAGACCTTGATCCCCATCTCCCAATCATGTGTATCCAAGAACATGCGAAGTGCAAGCGAGCAATTCTCCTCATTTGGCCAAAGCTCATTCTTGACCATCTCGCTAAAGATCGCTGCTGCCTCCCGGAGCTTCCTCGCCTTGAGCAAAAATTTGAGGACCAAATTATATGTTCCGGCATCAGGGAACACTCCATTGAAGACCATGTCATCGAGATACTCCACTATCACCTCAGCATGCCCAAGACTGCCCTGCAGCATGATCATTGTGTTGTACATTTCCATGTCCGGGACGAGCCCCCGATGTCCAACAAACTCATTCCAAAGCTCCATTGCACCATGCAATTTGCGTGCCTCAAGGTGTGCAGCAAGAGCAGCACGGAAGAACTTCTCTCCTGGCGAGCAACTATGCTTACTTAAGACTCGCAGATACTCGATCGCTTCCGGTATCGCCGTGGAGGAGTCACTTGAAACAAGTGTAGTGAGGAAGGAATCATAGGCAGGCACGTTGTCAGGATCAAAGCCGACGGCGCGCAACATTTCATCGAACACCACGCGCGCAACCCGCGGATCCCCTGCAGCCTCGCAGCCCTCGAGGAGGATGGCGTAGGAGTCGGCGTCAGGCCGCGTGCCGGCCTCGGCGCGAGCCACGACGATCGCAGCGCGGGCGTCGCCGACGCGGTTGGCGCGGCAAAGGGCGGAGAGGAGCGAATTGAGCGCCGGCGTGTCGCGGGTCATTCCGTAGCGCGACATGTCCATGAACGCCTTGAGCGGGTTGCCACTGGGGCTCGCCGCCAGGGAGGAGAACACGGAGGCGAAGGTGGCCAGCGAGAGCAGGCGCTGGGAGTGCATGGACCTGACGGTTTCCCACATGGGCTCGAAGAGGCGGTTTTTGCCGAGGATGTCGACGACGAGGTTCCACGAGTAGGGGGAGTGCTCGTGGCCGAGGTGCCGGTGTCCCGCCCAGCGGAagaaggcgacggcggcgcgcgggtgcGCGTAGGAGAAGCGAAGCACCTGCTCGACGTCGTCGGTGGTGACGCTGATGCCTTCGTGGTCGAGCGCGGCGTCCACGTCGGGGGCGGATTCCCCTTTGGTCAGGGCCTCGCAGAGGATGCGGATCTTGGGCCGCAAGTCGGGGGCGTCCGTGTACGTGGGGAACGCCGGTGCGGACGGGTCGCGGGCgcgcttcgccgccggcgatgccGCCGCGTCGCCCGGCCGCTTCGCTCGGTGGTCGGACATCGCGGCAGGGACTCGGTGGTGGATGGATCggggggattttttttttcttgctgtgTTTATGTCCTAAGCCCTATCCGCCTAAGGCTAATCTTTATAAACAGCTGCAGCGGAAGAGGTCAAGGCCAAGCTCTGCAACCTCCGAAATCCCAACCAGGCCGCTGAGGCCAGCCGCGGAGACGGCGGATGGCGCCATCGTTGGTCGTCTCGGCGAGGCATACCCACGCCGCGACCCACCGGAGAGGCCGCAGGCGGCGTATGGTGGTGGCCAGTTCCGGCGGCGCCCCGCCACCGAAGCTGGTGACTTTCCTCGGTAAGGGCGGCTCCGGCAAGaccaccgcggccgcggtcgctgCTCAGGTGACCAATTGCTCTCTCCCGTGATCGTCTTCGGCATTATGTCGACGGCAAATTGTAGTTTTTGTTTGAGCACGCTGCTGCGTTGATGAATGCTGAAAATTGGACTGCAAATCTGCAATGTTGCTGTGGATAACAGCGTCGAGCTGAATATACTGTAAAATTACAAGTCAGGGTCATACATTGGAGCTGTTTTCGATTGTGTTGTATGAATCATCTCACCACTATATCGGTCATGACTCATCGACAAATTGCCTCTGTTATGTTCTTCCCCATGTTGTAGTATTATGCAAGCGAAGGCTTCAAGACATGCCTGGTTACACAGTCCCAGGATCCTACCGCAGAGCAATTGATGGGCTGTAAGATTGGGAACTCACTGACTGAGTGCGCGGTCAATCTCTCAACCATAAAGCTAGAGACTAGTAAGGTAAAATACTATGTTGAAAGAGTTCTCCTCTTATGAGTTCTCCTCTTATATACTGGAGTATGTCTTGATGTTGAAGAATGTTTTCTCGTTAAATCATAGATGCTGCTTGAACCCCTTGACCGGTTGAAGAAGGTAGATGCCCAGGTCAATTTTACTCAAGGAGTCCTTGAAGGGGTAGGTGAATAACTTTGCTATAACATGTCTGGTAAGGATCAAGCATTCAATTGAGTTGCTGTTTTTTCTTGGGATAGATTGTAGGAGAGGAGCTTGGAGTTTTACCTGGAATGGATTCGATCTGTTCAGTCTTAGCTCTTCAGAAGCTCCTTAACTTCTTTTCAGCTGGAAGGAGTGGCTCACAACCAGAATTTGATGTGGTAGTATATGATTGCAACAATACAGAGGAAATTCTACGGCTTATAGGTGCTACTGACAGAGCAAGGTATAAGTTCTACTTTCTTGGCCAACCTTGGCTTCAGTCACAATTCTAATTTTTCTTCAGAAAAGTCAAGTTTCTAATGTTAGATATATATAGGATCACTAGCTCAAGAATAGAACCACAAAATAGATTAGAGATCATAGAACAAACACACCTTAGGTCTGTTGGGATGCCATCTTTGGACTTAGAGATGGCTTGTAGAGCTTGCTGTCGATGGATGGGTTGTCCTTCCCATGGTTCCTTTGCAGTAACTGTTGTTGGGCAGTTTAGGGTAGAGAAAGGCAGTGAAAAATTAGACCACCCTTTCATAAGGACCTCTCCTTTATTTATATGCAAAGCACCATGGGGGACAGCACATTTTGGGGTCTGCTAGGGCCCTCCAACAAAGGGCACAAGTCCAAATTGGACTTGTTTTTTGACAGCTACTAATCACAGCTGTTACTATGCTTATTGCTGACATCATTGCTGACATGATCaacccaacattctcccccttgatcatgaGGCTTAAAACTCATAAGTCCATTTTTTCAATAAAATGACATACCAAGATAAAATGATTACTTACTAAGGCATAATTTACTAAGGCATGATAAAAGATCTTTAAACTTTAAACATAAAATAACAATCATAATCATAATACTTAAAAGTGAAACAATATTTATAATCTAAAAACAACATTATCTTAGCCCATCAATTCATTTGGCCCATCACTATGCAGCCCAATActtatttcataatttttaggaAAAATATCAAAGAAATTCGGCCCAAAGCCCCTTTTCCGAGCTGGGCCGAttccggcctggcccatttgtCCGAACCGCCTTCCTGCCTGGGCTCCAGGCCCGAAAACTGGGCCTGGGCCAAGGAGGAGGCGCTCACGCGCCGGCCTGCTAGGCCCGTGAGGCTGGGATTCTGATCGGACGGCGTTGGACGCGCGCATCAGGGATCAAaactgccggccggccggcccccgcgAAACCCTAGCTTCATTTCttttccctccccctctctcctctttcCCGACGGCGGTGGCAGGCGACgagacggcgatggcggcgcgggGCACCAGCCGCAGCAGAGCGAGGCCATGGCGCCGACGAGGGCCGCTCGCCTGAGCTGCGTGCCGCCTTTTGCAGGCGCGCAGCCCCGTCGAGCGCACTCGACGGTGCCCTATGgcgccgcgcgcacgcgtgaaggcccacggcggcggcggcggccatgcccGGTGGCGTTCCCAGGCGACAGTGCGCATGGGGTGAAGCGGCGCCGAGCCGGTGCGGTAGGGACGGCGAGGCCGCTCGGGGCCAAGTCCCCAAGCGCGCGCTTCGCTGCTAAGAAAagccggccacggcggcgccatggTCGACGACGGACACCGTGACCCTTGATGGTACGTCCACTACCTCTTTAGCTTAGGGTTATGGGGAAAAACTTAGGGATTTCGATCTAAAGTTTTGAATTTGGGGAAAAATCCAAAACCCTAGGTCCATAAGGTACTGATGCGGCGCATAAGCTTGATTAGGGCATGTACTTAAGTGACTAAGTGTAGGAAAGGTAGGATGCGTATGATGCGGTCGATTGTATTGcaatgagccccttgggcggtatatataggagtacaaggcttggagggcaaggcaCCTCCCCTAGAGATAAGGCAGGCTGTCACGGGATTACATCAATTCTAAACTACCATatctggagttgcctaatatattCTAACATCCCCCGCAGTCGTAGCAGTAACAACACGAACggtcagactggagaacaatggagatgtatcccccctgcagtcggaacgccggtgcgaaagctttgactggagactcatgcagatgatagccctttagtgccatagtagccgaagtcgaggtggacgtggtcgaagccgtggagggggcgcgggtcgaagcgtcgtcgaggtgctcgagtaCGCAAACTCAGCAGCTTTTTGCCGAAGACAGCAGTAGGACGGTGCGGCGGATGACGAAGGTAGACGGCGCggtttgcgacttaggtcacgctcaggacatgggtggcgacggcgcaggttgcagcaagtgtcgcgctcagatcaggggtggcggcgatgtccgcgcgagaacggctggaggcgtggaggtggatcgagcgcctgcttaacgaagaccggcggcgaggggcgccaccgcctgaaaaggcaATGACACCAGtagggtggcttgatcacgaaCGTCGTTGCTGCAGTCTGGAGGGCGCAACAACAACCTCGTCCTTCGGGAGGGTCAACGATGGATCGAAGACGAACGGCAGGGCGACACAAACCCGATAACGAATCGGGAAAAACCTAAGAAAAagacacagcagcagcagggtgaCCTCCGGGTACAATCTCGGGTGCCGTAGCGAAttcctctctcctccttgtCTCTTCCCCGCGTGGTCAACACGGGACAGAGAAAACAGAGGAGATTGGAAAACCCGAGCGGCTCTCCTCCGATCGTCAGGCCAAGATCCGCCCCCGCAGCCGCGTCTTCTCgagaagcagaggcggcgctgggggatgaagggcggcggccgatggCGCAGGGGAGGTAGCCGGCGAGGGAAGGGCGGTGGGGCGGAGCCCACGACGCGGCGGCCCAACAGCGACGTCGACCGGTGATGCTGCGGCCCGTCCGCCCGACGGCGCGGTCTTGGCTCCTCCCCTCCAGCCGCGCACGCGCGTGGTGCGCAGGCCGTGCGGCGGCACTGGGAGGGGCTCCTCCCCCTCGGCAGCCGCGCTCGCGCGCtgtcgtgcggcggcggcggcgctgggaagGGGGGCTGGCCTGAGGCGCGGAAGGGGCGGGGAAGCCGTGAGCGGGGCCAGGgccggggacgacgacgacgacgcagaggcggcggcggcccaaggCGGGGCCATGGCGATGCCGATGAGCGACACGGCCACAGCGATGGTAGAGGACAGCCCTCCAGCTGCTTGtggacgacgatggcggcgcgGATCAGAGGGATCCGCGGCGCATCCTAGGAGGGCACTGCCCCCGGGGGCGGCGTGACGgcagcggaagcggcggcgTCTAGGTTAGGATCTAAAACCTAGGCGTCTGATGCCATGTAGGAAAGGTAGGATGCATATGATGCGGTCGATTATATTGcaatgagccccttgggcggtatatataggagtacaaggcttggagggcaaggcaCCTCCCCTAGAGATAAGGCAGGCTATCACGGGAttacatcaatcctaaactacaaTATCTGGAGTtgtctaatatactctaacactaAGGACTAAAGAGAGGG
This window of the Panicum virgatum strain AP13 chromosome 1K, P.virgatum_v5, whole genome shotgun sequence genome carries:
- the LOC120649994 gene encoding pentatricopeptide repeat-containing protein At1g77360, mitochondrial-like — protein: MSDHRAKRPGDAAASPAAKRARDPSAPAFPTYTDAPDLRPKIRILCEALTKGESAPDVDAALDHEGISVTTDDVEQVLRFSYAHPRAAVAFFRWAGHRHLGHEHSPYSWNLVVDILGKNRLFEPMWETVRSMHSQRLLSLATFASVFSSLAASPSGNPLKAFMDMSRYGMTRDTPALNSLLSALCRANRVGDARAAIVVARAEAGTRPDADSYAILLEGCEAAGDPRVARVVFDEMLRAVGFDPDNVPAYDSFLTTLVSSDSSTAIPEAIEYLRVLSKHSCSPGEKFFRAALAAHLEARKLHGAMELWNEFVGHRGLVPDMEMYNTMIMLQGSLGHAEVIVEYLDDMVFNGVFPDAGTYNLVLKFLLKARKLREAAAIFSEMVKNELWPNEENCSLALRMFLDTHDWEMGIKVWNCMVENGLPPLEESGNMLVSKLRDDRLPEACKYAEDMIDRGIKLSSSTLSKLKQCLQKIKKGEIHDHLLQKWKAR